DNA from Synechococcus elongatus PCC 6301:
AAAATCTAGGGCCATGACCGACAGTGTCTCGCCCAGAAGCTCGATTTCAGCGGTCTGCACAGCGCGTAGGAACAGATCGGATGGCATCATCGTTCGATCGTCTGATTTCGCTTAGATCTACGAGACTGCTCTCGCAACTTCAGCATTCTTAAGCAGATCTTCATGATTGAAGTGCAAACCAGCTGCGCGATCGCGACAAAGCCACAAAAAAAGTGGACGCTTCCTCGAAGCATCCACTCACAACGCTCAGACTAGAGCGCGATCTTTACCAGGCTGAACTAGTAGGTTTCAACATGCCAACGACCCGCTTTCTTGAGGGTGCGTTGGTAGTCAGACCAAACCACATCTTCCTTGGCAGCTGCGACGGTCATGGCTTGATCGATCCCATCTTCCATGCCACGCAAACCACAGATATAGACGTGGGTTTTTTCGTCCTTGAGTAGGTTCCAGATCTCGTCAGCATGTTCAGCGACGCGGTCTTGGATGTACATCCGGCCGCCCGCTTCATTTTTCTGCTCGCGGCTGATCGCGTAGGTCAGGCGGAAGTTATCTGGATACTGAGCCTGCAGCGCTTCCAGCTCCTCTTTGTAGAGGATGTTGGCGGTCGTCGGAATCCCGAAGATCAACCAAGCCTTGCCGTTGAATTGATACTCGCTGTTGATGGCTCGCTCGTTGTCTTTAAACATCCGCCATAGGTAGGCTCGGAACGGAGCAATCCCGGTGCCAGTACCCATCATGATCACGTTGGCGTCTGTGTCCGCCGGTAGGAGCATTTCTTTGCCCACAGGACCGGTGATCTTGACGTCATCGCCTGGCTTCAGACCACAGAGGAAAGTCGAGCAGACGCCATTAATCGTTTCGCCGGCTTCGTTCTGGTACTGCAGCTGGCGCACGCACAGCGAGACGGTTTTGTCATCCACGTGGTCGCCGTGGCGAGTGGATGCGATCGAGTAAAGACGGAGCTTGTGCGGCTTGCCTTTGTCATCGGTGCCATCCGGGATAATCCCGATACTTTGACCTTCGATGTAGCGCAGATCGCCTTCCGAAATATCGAAGGTGAGGTGCTGCACAACACCAATCCCGCCTTCTTGAACCAAGGGCTCGTTCGAGAGCACCTTGCCTACGAAAGGCTTGTTAGGCCGGTAGATATTGACAGGCACGTCTTCGGCTGAATGTTTTTTGGCAGCCGGAGCGGGGGTTGGTGCTGCAGCAGGTTCTTCAGCTGCTGCCTGTAGAGGAGCCGCACCATTATTCGCGGCTGCTTCCTCCGCAGGCCGGATGCTAACGATTTTGCCGCCAAGGCGCAAAATCCGTTGCATTTCTTGATTCATCCGGCTGTAAGGCACCTTGAAGAAGGTGCTGCCACTACGGCGGATTGAGCTGTCGGACGGTTCGCCCTCGGCTTGGCGCAGACCGATCACTTCATAGATAAAGAGCCGGTTGCCATAGGTGGTGGTAGCTGCTCCGCCAGCCACACTCGCATTCAACATTCAACTTCTCCGAACCTGTTCTTCAGAAGAGCTC
Protein-coding regions in this window:
- the petH gene encoding ferredoxin--NADP reductase, with product MLNASVAGGAATTTYGNRLFIYEVIGLRQAEGEPSDSSIRRSGSTFFKVPYSRMNQEMQRILRLGGKIVSIRPAEEAAANNGAAPLQAAAEEPAAAPTPAPAAKKHSAEDVPVNIYRPNKPFVGKVLSNEPLVQEGGIGVVQHLTFDISEGDLRYIEGQSIGIIPDGTDDKGKPHKLRLYSIASTRHGDHVDDKTVSLCVRQLQYQNEAGETINGVCSTFLCGLKPGDDVKITGPVGKEMLLPADTDANVIMMGTGTGIAPFRAYLWRMFKDNERAINSEYQFNGKAWLIFGIPTTANILYKEELEALQAQYPDNFRLTYAISREQKNEAGGRMYIQDRVAEHADEIWNLLKDEKTHVYICGLRGMEDGIDQAMTVAAAKEDVVWSDYQRTLKKAGRWHVETY